Proteins encoded within one genomic window of Felis catus isolate Fca126 chromosome C1, F.catus_Fca126_mat1.0, whole genome shotgun sequence:
- the RER1 gene encoding protein RER1 isoform X1 — protein sequence MSEGDSVGDSVHGKPSVVYRFFTRLGQIYQSWLDKSTPYTAVRWVVTLGLSFVYMIRVYLLQGWYIVTYALGIYHLNLFIAFLSPKVDPSLMEDSDDGPSLPTKQNEEFRPFIRRLPEFKFWHAATKGILVAMACTFFEAFNVPVFWPILVMYFIMLFCITMKRQIKHMIKYRYIPFTHGKRTYKGKEDAGKTFAS from the exons ATGTCTGAAGGTGACAGCGTGGGAGATTCTGTCCATGGGAAACCTTCTGTGGTGTACAGATTCTTCACAAGACTTGGGCAG ATCTATCAGTCCTGGCTAGACAAGTCCACGCCTTACACGGCCGTGCGATGGGTGGTGACGCTGGGCCTGAGCTTCGTGTACATGATTCGAGTCTACCTGCTGCAG ggctggtacATCGTGACCTACGCCTTGGGGATCTACCACCTCAACCTTTTCATAGCTTTTCTTTCTCCGAAAGTGGATCCTTCCTTGATGGAAGACTCAG ATGACGGCCCCTCGTTACCAACCAAACAGAATGAGGAGTTCCGGCCCTTTATTCGAAGGCTTCCGGAGTTTAAGTTTTG GCACGCGGCGACCAAGGGCATCCTCGTGGCCATGGCCTGTACCTTCTTTGAGGCTTTCAATGTCCCGGTGTTCTGGCCCATCCTGGTGATGTACTTCATCATGCTTTTCTGTATCACCATGAAGAGGCAAATTAAG CACATGATAAAGTACCGGTACATCCCGTTCACGCACGGCAAGAGGACGTACAAGGGGAAGGAAGACGCGGGCAAGACGTTTGCCAGCTAG
- the RER1 gene encoding protein RER1 isoform X2 produces MSEGDSVGDSVHGKPSVVYRFFTRLGQGWYIVTYALGIYHLNLFIAFLSPKVDPSLMEDSDDGPSLPTKQNEEFRPFIRRLPEFKFWHAATKGILVAMACTFFEAFNVPVFWPILVMYFIMLFCITMKRQIKHMIKYRYIPFTHGKRTYKGKEDAGKTFAS; encoded by the exons ATGTCTGAAGGTGACAGCGTGGGAGATTCTGTCCATGGGAAACCTTCTGTGGTGTACAGATTCTTCACAAGACTTGGGCAG ggctggtacATCGTGACCTACGCCTTGGGGATCTACCACCTCAACCTTTTCATAGCTTTTCTTTCTCCGAAAGTGGATCCTTCCTTGATGGAAGACTCAG ATGACGGCCCCTCGTTACCAACCAAACAGAATGAGGAGTTCCGGCCCTTTATTCGAAGGCTTCCGGAGTTTAAGTTTTG GCACGCGGCGACCAAGGGCATCCTCGTGGCCATGGCCTGTACCTTCTTTGAGGCTTTCAATGTCCCGGTGTTCTGGCCCATCCTGGTGATGTACTTCATCATGCTTTTCTGTATCACCATGAAGAGGCAAATTAAG CACATGATAAAGTACCGGTACATCCCGTTCACGCACGGCAAGAGGACGTACAAGGGGAAGGAAGACGCGGGCAAGACGTTTGCCAGCTAG